The genomic stretch TGGGAACGGTTCAGCACTATACCGATATCGGGCAGCCTGATGTCGTTGTTGCCCAGGTGCATCCAGCGGGACTTGATCGTGTCGCCGACCGGCACCATCATTCCATTGCTGCACACCCAGCGGAACACCCCGGCCCACAACTGCATCGAGCCGTTGCCGTTCTCGCTGTTGGTGAATTCGATCATCGGGGCCAGTTCGCCCACGCGGGCGGTGGTGGGCACCAGCTTCACCTTCGTGTGGTCGAAGCTGAGTGTGTGCTTCACGGGCTTCAAGCCGACGCCGCTGTCCTGGGCCGATTGAAGAATGTCGAGCAGCAGGATGTTATCCAGCTTTTTGTAGCGCGGGCTGACCACGCCATACAGCACGTCCCGGCTGAAACGGAACATGCGCTCGGTGTCTCCCTGCAGCCGGTTAAGCCTGTTGAAGGTGATCGCTCGTTCGACAGGTGTCAACCTTTCCAGCCAAAAGTCGGCTGGTATCCCGCACTGCGCACAAAGCTGTTTTGCGGCTGTGCCGGTCACCCGGATCGGTTTGTTGTCGAAGTAGAATGTTCCGTTCCCGTAAACGACCGCCGTAGCCTGCGCGACCTCGTCATGCTTCGCGGCGTCGTTGCTTTTCAGTTGCTCAATGAGCCTTCCCATCGTGTGGTTCATGTGTATCCTCCTCATAAAAGATTCAGGGCCGGAGCATCACTGCCCCGACCCTGTTGTTACTCGTGTTTACTGAGTGTGGGTTACTCAGTCGCGGTTTCCGCAACGGTTTCCGCCACTGCTTCCGTGCGTGGCTCCTGGACCTTCTTCCCGAAGCGCGGTCTGCGTGACCACATGCTGCCTCCGAGTTTCACTCCGATGAACGCCGCACACGCGCCCGTCAGAAGCAGGAATACCCATCCAAGGAATGCAATGATTGCCTTTGCTGCTGTGTTCATGTCCTACACCTCCAGTGATTTTGTGTGGGCCTACGCCACGCCGCGTGCTTTGTCGAGCAGGGCTTCGATGGCCCGGCTGGCTGTCTTGCGGGAAAGTTCTTCCACCTTGTCCGTGTTGAACTTGTCGCGGAGCCAGAACCGGCCTT from Candidatus Zixiibacteriota bacterium encodes the following:
- a CDS encoding DUF932 domain-containing protein, whose product is MNHTMGRLIEQLKSNDAAKHDEVAQATAVVYGNGTFYFDNKPIRVTGTAAKQLCAQCGIPADFWLERLTPVERAITFNRLNRLQGDTERMFRFSRDVLYGVVSPRYKKLDNILLLDILQSAQDSGVGLKPVKHTLSFDHTKVKLVPTTARVGELAPMIEFTNSENGNGSMQLWAGVFRWVCSNGMMVPVGDTIKSRWMHLGNNDIRLPDIGIVLNRSHEFLERMDRARSRYLTARDKSRIITDVASALGHTAADRVVLAANREYHGGRTLFDAVNAITRAAQSFPPQKESDMERYASTLLAA